A genomic segment from Dasypus novemcinctus isolate mDasNov1 chromosome X, mDasNov1.1.hap2, whole genome shotgun sequence encodes:
- the SCML1 gene encoding sex comb on midleg-like protein 1 isoform X1 — protein MSSGSSENDVIRTRIPAYDDDNTALYAYEPKNTCVNNQESVRSDTSYNEEQQKTMLNILSHCQAVYEAIQNLDKKCDAIQGRVSRIHRIHVKSLWQNRKPFGYAFKNYNYLLSRKIKYQKMRKREPPADFSYHESYSPTLPVGRREEDDESNHMRTSFHSEEPYEPEEPLFREEEPVLRESPPVPSTFSPTYQPYYSQDDSMPGPSTMPCFASPRAPSTSSVISARASSVVASAVLAQGESSPTNSPGQMNYSLLENKNFGQRTNSSSLCVPPNFVTSVSVGFGSRDLTQGFPKDPSNWSVEEVIQFMEHMDHQSFSPLADLFRHHDIDGKALLLLKSDMMIKYMGLKLGTAIKLCHYIERLKQEKYFIS, from the exons ATGTCTAGCGGCTCCAGCGAGAATGATGTG ATAAGAACACGAATACCTGCTTATGACGATGATAACACTGCCCTTTATGCATATGAACCAAAAAATACATGTGTCAATAAT CAGGAAAGTGTTCGTTCTGATACATCCTACAACgaagagcaacaaaaaacaatGTTGAACATCCTTAGCCATTGCCAG GCCGTATATGAAGCTATTCAAAACCTGGATAAGAAATGTGATGCAATTCAAGGAAGGGTTTCCAGAATCCACCGTATCCATGTGAAATCACTGTGGCAAAATCGT AAGCCATTTGGATATGCATTCAAAAATTATAACTACCTACTctctagaaaaattaaataccagaaaatgaggaagagagagCCTCCTGCTGACTTCTCCTACCATGAAAGTTATAGTCCAACTTTACcggtgggaaggagggaagaggatGATGAGAGCAACCACATGAGAACATCTTTTCATTCGGAGGAGCCCTATGAACCAGAGGAGCCGCTCTTCAGGGAGGAGGAGCCCGTCCTTAGGGAGAGCCCACCGGTTCCCAGCACTTTCTCACCTACATATCAGCCATATTACTCCCAGGATGACTCAATGCCTGGCCCCTCTACGATGCCCTGCTTTGCCAGTCCACGTGCTCCCAGCACCAGCAGTGTCATCTCTGCCCGAGCTTCCAGTGTAGTAGCTTCAGCCGTGCTGGCCCAGGGAGAATCCAGTCCAACAAATAGCCCTGGCCAGATGAATTACAGTTTACTGGAAAATAAGAACTTCGGCCAACGTACTAACTCGTCATCTCTCTGTGTTCCTCCCAATTTCG TTACAAGTGTATCTGTTGGATTTGGCTCCAGAGACTTGACACAAGGCTTCCCTAAGGATCCTTCTAACtggtcggtggaggaagtaattCAGTTTATGGAACATATGGATCATCAGTCATTCAGCCCCCTTGCTGACCTCTTCCGGCATCAT GACATTGACGGGAAGGCTCTGCTACTACTCAAAAGTGACATGATGATAAAGTACATGGGGCTGAAGCTGGGGACAGCCATAAAACTATGCCACTACATTGAAAGacttaaacaagaaaaatacTTCATCAGTTGA
- the SCML1 gene encoding sex comb on midleg-like protein 1 isoform X2 produces MLNILSHCQAVYEAIQNLDKKCDAIQGRVSRIHRIHVKSLWQNRKPFGYAFKNYNYLLSRKIKYQKMRKREPPADFSYHESYSPTLPVGRREEDDESNHMRTSFHSEEPYEPEEPLFREEEPVLRESPPVPSTFSPTYQPYYSQDDSMPGPSTMPCFASPRAPSTSSVISARASSVVASAVLAQGESSPTNSPGQMNYSLLENKNFGQRTNSSSLCVPPNFVTSVSVGFGSRDLTQGFPKDPSNWSVEEVIQFMEHMDHQSFSPLADLFRHHDIDGKALLLLKSDMMIKYMGLKLGTAIKLCHYIERLKQEKYFIS; encoded by the exons atGTTGAACATCCTTAGCCATTGCCAG GCCGTATATGAAGCTATTCAAAACCTGGATAAGAAATGTGATGCAATTCAAGGAAGGGTTTCCAGAATCCACCGTATCCATGTGAAATCACTGTGGCAAAATCGT AAGCCATTTGGATATGCATTCAAAAATTATAACTACCTACTctctagaaaaattaaataccagaaaatgaggaagagagagCCTCCTGCTGACTTCTCCTACCATGAAAGTTATAGTCCAACTTTACcggtgggaaggagggaagaggatGATGAGAGCAACCACATGAGAACATCTTTTCATTCGGAGGAGCCCTATGAACCAGAGGAGCCGCTCTTCAGGGAGGAGGAGCCCGTCCTTAGGGAGAGCCCACCGGTTCCCAGCACTTTCTCACCTACATATCAGCCATATTACTCCCAGGATGACTCAATGCCTGGCCCCTCTACGATGCCCTGCTTTGCCAGTCCACGTGCTCCCAGCACCAGCAGTGTCATCTCTGCCCGAGCTTCCAGTGTAGTAGCTTCAGCCGTGCTGGCCCAGGGAGAATCCAGTCCAACAAATAGCCCTGGCCAGATGAATTACAGTTTACTGGAAAATAAGAACTTCGGCCAACGTACTAACTCGTCATCTCTCTGTGTTCCTCCCAATTTCG TTACAAGTGTATCTGTTGGATTTGGCTCCAGAGACTTGACACAAGGCTTCCCTAAGGATCCTTCTAACtggtcggtggaggaagtaattCAGTTTATGGAACATATGGATCATCAGTCATTCAGCCCCCTTGCTGACCTCTTCCGGCATCAT GACATTGACGGGAAGGCTCTGCTACTACTCAAAAGTGACATGATGATAAAGTACATGGGGCTGAAGCTGGGGACAGCCATAAAACTATGCCACTACATTGAAAGacttaaacaagaaaaatacTTCATCAGTTGA